A single region of the Rubrobacter aplysinae genome encodes:
- a CDS encoding DoxX family protein, whose amino-acid sequence MGPGARLVAASFVASGVLHLVRPRTFTGIVPRSLPAPRALVYASGVAELVCAAGLFRRDSLAPLASAALLLAVWPVNVRMALDASAGGVEPWKAAVAWARVPLQLPLILAVLRERDS is encoded by the coding sequence ATGGGGCCGGGGGCCAGGCTCGTCGCGGCATCATTCGTGGCGAGCGGCGTATTGCACCTCGTGAGGCCCCGCACCTTCACGGGGATCGTGCCCCGCTCGCTGCCCGCGCCCCGTGCGCTGGTCTACGCCAGCGGGGTGGCGGAGCTGGTGTGCGCCGCCGGACTGTTTCGCCGCGACTCCCTGGCCCCGCTCGCGAGCGCCGCTCTGCTGCTCGCGGTGTGGCCGGTGAACGTGCGCATGGCGCTCGACGCCAGCGCCGGTGGAGTGGAGCCCTGGAAGGCTGCCGTCGCCTGGGCCCGGGTACCCCTGCAACTACCGCTCATCCTGGCCGTGCTGCGGGAGCGCGATAGTTGA
- a CDS encoding TIGR03557 family F420-dependent LLM class oxidoreductase — translation MERARHTGTVGYAAMFEQFHPTELLEYCKQAEEAGFGSVMASDHFHPWTPDQGQSAFVWSWLGALGAQTNLRFGTGVTPPGFRYHPAIIAQGAATLEAMYPGRFWLGLGAGEALNEHVVGSYWPEAPTRLRILMESIEVIQKLFSGKVVKYAGDHITLESAKLYTMPDTPPPVYVATAGPLMSKRTGRMCDGIITVGAAEEKIKGLMQKFEEGAREQDKDPETMPRMIQLHLSYADSQQEAEEQAVKEWPNGGMAFPKGDIRNPEDFAAMANLVSAENFKNRVLMSADLDEHLDHLQHYVDLGFDEIYVHNVGKNQEQFIRDFGERVIPKLNWPDRT, via the coding sequence ATGGAGAGGGCCAGACACACCGGCACGGTCGGCTACGCTGCGATGTTCGAGCAGTTTCATCCGACGGAGCTGCTGGAGTACTGCAAGCAGGCCGAGGAGGCCGGTTTCGGCTCGGTGATGGCCTCCGATCACTTCCATCCCTGGACCCCGGATCAGGGCCAGAGCGCGTTCGTGTGGTCCTGGCTCGGCGCTCTCGGGGCGCAGACGAACCTCCGCTTCGGCACCGGCGTCACGCCGCCGGGGTTCAGATACCACCCGGCGATCATCGCCCAGGGCGCGGCGACGCTAGAGGCGATGTATCCGGGCAGGTTCTGGCTCGGTCTCGGCGCGGGCGAGGCGCTGAACGAGCACGTCGTAGGAAGCTACTGGCCCGAGGCCCCCACGAGGCTCCGCATCCTGATGGAGTCCATCGAGGTCATCCAGAAGCTCTTTAGCGGCAAGGTCGTGAAGTACGCAGGAGATCACATAACCCTGGAGAGCGCGAAGCTCTACACCATGCCCGACACGCCGCCTCCGGTGTACGTGGCGACCGCCGGTCCCTTGATGAGCAAGCGCACCGGCAGGATGTGCGACGGCATCATCACCGTCGGCGCGGCCGAGGAGAAGATAAAGGGCCTGATGCAGAAGTTCGAGGAGGGCGCGCGCGAGCAGGACAAGGACCCGGAGACGATGCCGCGCATGATCCAGCTCCACCTCTCCTACGCCGACTCACAGCAGGAAGCCGAGGAGCAGGCGGTCAAGGAGTGGCCCAACGGCGGCATGGCCTTCCCCAAGGGTGACATCCGGAACCCCGAGGACTTCGCCGCGATGGCTAACCTCGTCAGCGCCGAGAACTTCAAGAACCGCGTGCTAATGAGCGCCGACCTCGACGAGCACCTCGATCACCTCCAGCACTACGTCGACCTCGGGTTCGACGAGATCTATGTCCACAACGTCGGTAAGAACCAGGAGCAGTTCATCCGGGACTTCGGCGAGCGTGTGATCCCCAAGCTGAACTGGCCGGACCGGACTTAG